The Euphorbia lathyris chromosome 2, ddEupLath1.1, whole genome shotgun sequence genome includes a window with the following:
- the LOC136216834 gene encoding uncharacterized protein — MDTISVPQEKRHRSVFDVPVDFFNACRLLSPSSASVPEAFEKSNIPAIVETLEEANEEEENSSKNGSAMLRWTCNICKAEFESLLDQRSHFKSDIHRINVKLSIAGKDIVNEEDLDEFTSDTFNDCDISSISGSEDEADKTTFSRNDMRKGSIGSVKQKVFVRLQTGEKVSLWRCMVLNDFESISYENAKEVPFCHDENEQCLKESEVVERLKSLIHEPRDKTRLRIILLAGGGHFAGCVFDGNSVVAHKTFHRYVVRAKAGRKQSSKDAGGRAAHSAGASLRRYNELALKKDIQELLAAWKPYFDSSTRVFIHAPSSNRQLLFDGDKAYFSHEHALVCNVPLNVRRPTLKEARRIYHQMTQVASEMDEKDILSASMERFVLSESTISDGSIDSKKEGLKDDANCRGATEAYSSHENPDELCISSESEVHGITTCLHEAAQSGNADKVLELLEQGIDPCVIDERGRTPYMLANEKEVRNNFRRFMASNLDRWDWHAAKVPSPLTKEMEESQAAKQAEKDAKKKARAKELKKLRKAKEKVQAQATLSQNTKAATENRAMPSPAIKGQSQQSGKQQLSKEEELKRAQAEEREKRAAAAERRMAAGLNAQGSGSSTVPNDMNCSCCNASLVGKVPFHRYNYKYCTTSCMHLHREILEDG, encoded by the exons ATGGACACAATTTCAGTTCCGCAAGAAAAACGGCATCGTTCCGTCTTCGATGTTCCGGTCGACTTCTTCAACGCATGTCGTTTACTATCTCCTTCCTCAGCCTCAGTACCCGAAGCCTTCGAGAAGTCCAACATTCCCGCAATTGTTGAAACCCTTGAAGAGGCCAATGAAGAGGAAGAGAATAGTTCCAAAAACGGTTCTGCAATGCTTAGATGGACCTGTAATATTTGCAAGGCCGAATTTGAGTCGCTTCTGGATCAGCGGTCTCATTTTAAATCGGATATTCATCGAATTAAC GTTAAGCTAAGCATTGCAGGGAAGGATATTGTGAACGAGGAGGACTTGGATGAGTTTACCTCTGATACTTTTAATGATTGTGATATATCAAGTATATCAGGCTCAGAAGATGAAGCTGATAAAACAACCTTCTCCCGCAATGATATGCGGAAGGGATCCATTGGAAGTGTTAAGCAGAAGGTGTTTGTTCGTCTTCaaacaggagagaaagtttcactTTGGAGGTGTATGGTATTGAATGACTTTGAAAGTATTTCTTATGAGAATGCTAAAGAAGTTCCCTTTTGCCATGACGAGAATGAGCAATGTCTGAAAGAGAGTGAAGTGGTTGAAAGATTGAAGTCTCTGATACATGAGCCCCGGGATAAGACACGTTTGAGGATCATATTGCTTGCAGGTGGGGGTCATTTTGCTGGTTGTGTTTTTGATGGAAATTCAGTTGTAGCTCACAAAACATTCCATAG ATACGTTGTAAGGGCCAAAGCTGGTAGAAAGCAGTCTTCAAAAGATGCAGGTGGCAGAGCTGCACATTCTGCTGGAGCTTCACTTCGTCGGTATAATGAACTGGCTTTAAAGAAG GATATTCAAGAACTACTTGCTGCTTGGAAGCCTTATTTTGATTCTTCAACTCGTGTTTTCATTCATGCTCCTTCAAGCAATCGCCAACTTCTCTTTGATGGAGATAAAGCATATTTTAGCCATGAGCATGCTTTAGTTTGTAATGTACCTCTGAATGTCCGGAGACCCACTCTTAAAGAAGCCCGGCGCATATATCATCAAATGACTCAAGTTGCCTCTGAAATGGATGAGAAGGATATTCTGTCAGCCTCAATGGAGAGATTTGTGCTAAGTGAGAGCACTATTAGCGATGGCAGCATAGACTCGAAAAAAGAGGGTTTGAAGGATGATGCTAATTGTAGGGGAGCTACTGAAGCTTATTCAAGTCATGAGAATCCCGATGAACTGTGTATATCGAGTGAAAGTGAAGTACATGGTATAACAACATGTCTGCATGAAGCTGCACAGTCTGGCAATGCGGATAAAGTTTTGGAGCTCCTAGAACAAGGTATAGATCCTTGTGTTATTGACGAAAGAGGGCGCACACCATATATGCTGGCAAATGAAAAGGAAGTTAGAAATAATTTCAGACGCTTCATGGCCTCAAATCTTGATAGGTGGGATTGGCATGCTGCTAAAGTGCCCAGTCCACTGACAAAAGAAATGGAGGAATCTCAAGCTGCTAAGCAG GCTGAGAAAGATGCTAAGAAGAAAGCGAGAGCAAAAGAACTGAAGAAATTGCGTAAAGCCAAAGAAAAGG TGCAGGCTCAGGCTACATTATCACAGAACACCAAGGCAGCTACAGAAAATCGAGCCATGCCATCTCCAGCTATCAAGGGACAATCCCAGCAGAGTGGAAAGCAACAACTTTCAAAAGAG GAGGAATTGAAGAGGGCACAAGCTGAAGAGAGGGAAAAGAGAGCAGCTGCGGCCGAGCGGAGAATGGCTGCGGGTCTCAATGCCCAAGGCAGCGGCTCGAGCACGGTCCCAAATGATATGAACTGCTCATGTTGTAATGCATCATTGGTTGGTAAAGTCCCATTTCATAGGTATAACTATAAATACTGCACCACATCATGTATGCATCTACACAGAGAGATCCTTGAGGATGGATAA